The nucleotide window CACGGCGCACCCACCGGGTGGAGTCCCCGACTGTCCAGACCGGCCGTCTCAGACAGCCCCAACGCCACGTTCGCGGCGTGGACCGCCTGGCCGGCCGACCCCTTCTGGAGGTTGTCGATCGCCGAGAACACGACGACACGGCCGGCGTCGGCGTCCACCTCGAACCCCACCTCCGCACGATTCGTCCCGGCGACACACTTCGGCTCCGGGTAACGGTAGACGCCGCTCCCGCCGGCGACCAAGTCAACGAACGGCTCCGTCTCGTAGGCGTCCCGGTAGGCGTCCCACAGGTCGCGTTTCGACACCGGGTCGACGAAGGCGTGACAGGTCGCACTCGCGCCCCGGGTCGTGTCGACCGCGTGGGCGGTGAACGCCGTCTCGATCCCGAGGGACGCCTCGATCTCCGCCTGGTGGCGGTGGCCCGTCGGCGCGTACGGCCGGACGACGCCGGAGCGCTCCGGGTGGCTTCCCGCGGTGCCGTTGCCGGCACCCCCCTCGCTGGAGCCCACCTTCACGTCGACGACTACCGTGTCGTCGACCGCGAGGTGGCCGGCGTCGACCAACGGCGCGAGTCCCAGGATCGTGGCCGTGGCGTTGCAGCCGCCGGCCGCGATCAGGTCCGCGCCGGGTAGGCCCTCGCGGTCCAACTCCGGCAGGCCGTAGACTGCCTCCGACAGCAGCTCCGGCGCGTCGTGGCCGTCGTACCACTCGTCGTAGGCCGCCTCGTCGGGCAGCCGGAAGTCCGCCGACAGGTCCACCACCGTGTCGGCGGCCTCGCGGAAGGCGTCGATCCGTTCCATGCTCACGCCGTGTGGCGTCGCCGCGAACAGGAGGTCAGTCGACGGCAGCTCCGCCGGGTCGGTGAACCGAAGGTCCAGGTCGCGCAGGTTCGGGTGGACCGTCCCCAGCGAACGGTTCTCGTACTGTCTGGAGGTGACGGCCGTCAGGTCGACCGCCGGGTGGTCCGCCAGGATCGCACACAGCTCTCCGCCGGCGAACCCGGAGCCGCCAACGACCGTCGCGGTGTAGTTCGTCATGGCGTCGCCTGGAGTGTCGTCGCTGCGGTCTGTTCGAGCCAGTCGACGACCGTCGCGGGCACGTCCGCCTCGACGGCGTCGTTCAACGCCTGGAACTCGACGGTGTGGTTCACCTCGTGGACGG belongs to Halobaculum sp. MBLA0143 and includes:
- the argC gene encoding N-acetyl-gamma-glutamyl-phosphate reductase is translated as MTNYTATVVGGSGFAGGELCAILADHPAVDLTAVTSRQYENRSLGTVHPNLRDLDLRFTDPAELPSTDLLFAATPHGVSMERIDAFREAADTVVDLSADFRLPDEAAYDEWYDGHDAPELLSEAVYGLPELDREGLPGADLIAAGGCNATATILGLAPLVDAGHLAVDDTVVVDVKVGSSEGGAGNGTAGSHPERSGVVRPYAPTGHRHQAEIEASLGIETAFTAHAVDTTRGASATCHAFVDPVSKRDLWDAYRDAYETEPFVDLVAGGSGVYRYPEPKCVAGTNRAEVGFEVDADAGRVVVFSAIDNLQKGSAGQAVHAANVALGLSETAGLDSRGLHPVGAP